A portion of the Streptomyces sp. NBC_00376 genome contains these proteins:
- a CDS encoding DNA-formamidopyrimidine glycosylase family protein produces the protein MPEGDTVLQTAVRLRTALAGRILTRSDLRVPRFATADLTGRTVLDVISRGKHLLTRVEGGLTLHSHLRMDGAWRVYAPGERWRGGPAHQIRAILANTDHTAVGYRLPVLELLRTQDEAKAVGHLGPDLLGPDWDPETALRNLLADPGRPLGEALLDQRNLAGIGNIYKAELCFLARATPWLAVGDLPAPTAARLVTTAKQLLEANRDRPMRTTTTTRAPRGSGPGPGPGPKERLWVYGRADRPCLRCGTPIRTADQDARPAYWCPHCQSGPTS, from the coding sequence ATGCCCGAAGGAGACACCGTCCTGCAGACCGCCGTACGTCTGCGCACCGCACTCGCCGGTCGGATCCTCACCCGCTCCGACCTGCGCGTCCCCCGCTTCGCCACCGCCGACCTCACCGGCCGGACGGTCCTGGACGTCATCTCGCGCGGCAAGCATCTCCTCACCCGCGTCGAGGGCGGCCTCACCCTGCACAGCCACCTCCGGATGGACGGTGCGTGGCGCGTCTACGCCCCGGGCGAGCGCTGGCGCGGTGGCCCCGCCCATCAGATCCGCGCGATCCTCGCCAACACGGATCACACCGCGGTCGGCTACCGGCTGCCCGTCCTCGAACTGCTCCGCACCCAGGACGAGGCGAAGGCGGTCGGCCACCTCGGCCCCGATCTGCTGGGCCCGGACTGGGACCCCGAGACCGCTCTGCGCAATCTGCTCGCCGACCCCGGCCGCCCGCTCGGTGAAGCCCTGCTGGACCAGCGCAACCTGGCCGGAATCGGCAACATCTACAAGGCCGAGCTCTGCTTCCTGGCCCGCGCCACCCCCTGGCTCGCCGTCGGCGACCTCCCCGCCCCCACCGCCGCCCGCCTGGTCACCACGGCCAAGCAGCTCCTCGAAGCCAATCGCGACCGCCCGATGCGCACGACCACGACCACGCGCGCCCCACGCGGCTCCGGCCCCGGCCCCGGCCCCGGCCCGAAGGAACGGCTCTGGGTCTACGGCAGGGCCGACCGACCCTGTCTGCGCTGCGGCACCCCCATCCGCACCGCGGACCAGGACGCCCGCCCCGCCTACTGGTGCCCGCACTGCCAGTCGGGCCCCACCAGCTGA